In Naumovozyma castellii chromosome 1, complete genome, one DNA window encodes the following:
- the ELF1 gene encoding Elf1p (ancestral locus Anc_5.279) — protein sequence MGKRKKSSRGPVKKVVQKLDTKFNCLFCNHDKSVSCTLDKKNSIGALQCKICGQSFQTRINALSQPVDVYSDWFDAVEEVNEGRGSDSDDDEGSSSDYESDSDTAAAKVAAGDVDSDEEEIDSDEERIGTVKHGRNTLVDSDDE from the coding sequence CCAGTGAAAAAAGTGGTACAGAAATTAGACACGAAATTCAACTGTCTGTTTTGTAATCATGATAAATCTGTGTCATGTACTTTAGATAAGAAGAATAGTATAGGAGCATTACAATGTAAGATTTGTGGTCAATCCTTTCAAACAAGAATAAATGCATTGTCTCAGCCCGTAGATGTGTACAGTGATTGGTTTGATGCCGTTGAAGAAGTTAATGAAGGGAGAGGGAGTGATTcagatgacgatgaagGTTCGAGTAGTGACTATGAAAGTGATTCTGACACTGCGGCTGCCAAGGTAGCTGCAGGTGATGTAGATtccgatgaagaagaaatagattCTGACGAAGAAAGGATAGGAACGGTAAAACATGGAAGGAATACTTTGGTAGATAGTGACGACGAATAG